In one window of Leptospira sp. WS92.C1 DNA:
- a CDS encoding DUF3332 family protein — protein MQQTKFRKALVALLIPMIALISFANCFGKFAIVKKVYNVNEDFNIGSGLFAKMIKTLLMYFPFGILYGIGFFFDLFLFNLIEFWSGSNPVGLNEYDQDGKYVKTLEENGEKLTLTYSSFGSRLDMTHEKDGKTQSLTALRSEKGKFFVEKEGKLKEIVVTSETVGSQIILKMAEQGKLKSTKVIDAKTFSDLERKLSSESL, from the coding sequence ATGCAACAAACAAAGTTTCGTAAAGCCCTCGTAGCTCTTCTCATTCCGATGATTGCTCTAATTTCTTTCGCAAATTGTTTTGGTAAGTTTGCAATCGTAAAGAAGGTTTATAACGTAAATGAGGATTTCAACATAGGAAGTGGTCTTTTTGCTAAAATGATAAAAACACTGCTTATGTATTTTCCGTTTGGTATTCTTTACGGAATCGGCTTTTTTTTCGATCTATTTCTATTCAATCTAATCGAATTCTGGTCCGGAAGCAATCCGGTTGGTCTAAACGAATATGACCAAGATGGAAAGTATGTAAAAACTCTGGAAGAAAACGGAGAAAAACTAACGCTGACTTATTCTAGTTTCGGAAGCCGATTGGATATGACCCACGAAAAAGACGGCAAAACTCAAAGCCTGACCGCACTTCGTTCCGAAAAAGGAAAATTCTTTGTAGAAAAAGAGGGAAAGCTGAAGGAGATCGTTGTTACTTCCGAAACGGTAGGATCCCAAATCATTCTGAAAATGGCCGAACAGGGTAAGCTCAAATCTACTAAAGTAATCGATGCGAAAACTTTCAGCGATCTGGAAAGAAAACTTTCCTCCGAATCTCTTTAA
- a CDS encoding PP2C family protein-serine/threonine phosphatase, translating to MTWIKQFNRFRSGFLNPFTFFEREFNYSEAKAWKDQTRIDQSFIRLAFLLHFTMYPALAIPEVRNSERGVLYLGVIFLINVMSLVLSFQEKFLSWVIQISNFAIIFLMMNLFHESFYSFQDLESLQIYNNYFLLISLIVIFQMFRLKKGSCFFTGMIAICLHIGFVTIKRMELGVDDFPRILFVPDVVYLLCIIIGTFSVIIVKRLISISSELDLEYKYIQQDLIVAKQVQENLFPGRLSIKGIKYDVMRITPNHIGGDFFDFVQLREGNTGIFLTDIAGHGIASALVASMVKIMVSTMPYILKVHPSRLMDYIDDSLQKQFQSYHASAIYMFLDFISKEVTFSNAGHPYLIHGSFTKEFHEIETEGAILGFGIKKPIAEQIKLPLVERDRFFLYTDGLIENKNGEGKLLGVEGLLEILNENRSEKELNVFKAKVQKAVEKFFGDVVLEDDTLFLIVEVE from the coding sequence ATGACCTGGATAAAACAATTCAATAGATTTAGATCCGGCTTTTTAAACCCTTTCACATTTTTTGAAAGGGAATTCAATTATAGCGAAGCAAAGGCCTGGAAGGATCAAACTAGGATCGATCAGTCGTTTATACGGCTCGCTTTTTTGCTGCATTTTACGATGTATCCCGCTCTTGCGATTCCGGAAGTAAGAAATTCCGAAAGAGGGGTGCTCTATCTCGGAGTCATTTTTTTGATCAACGTGATGAGTTTGGTGCTTTCCTTTCAGGAAAAATTTCTTTCCTGGGTGATTCAGATCTCCAACTTCGCGATTATTTTTTTGATGATGAATCTCTTTCACGAATCCTTTTACAGTTTTCAGGATTTGGAAAGTCTACAGATTTATAATAATTACTTTTTACTCATTTCGTTAATCGTAATTTTTCAGATGTTTCGTTTGAAAAAAGGTTCCTGTTTTTTTACGGGGATGATCGCGATTTGTCTGCATATCGGTTTTGTAACGATCAAACGCATGGAACTCGGTGTGGATGATTTTCCGAGAATTCTTTTTGTGCCGGACGTGGTCTATCTTCTCTGTATTATCATCGGCACGTTTTCTGTGATCATTGTAAAAAGATTGATTTCGATTTCTTCCGAATTGGACCTTGAATACAAATACATCCAACAAGATCTGATCGTTGCAAAGCAGGTTCAGGAGAATCTGTTTCCAGGTAGATTGAGTATCAAAGGAATCAAATACGATGTGATGAGAATCACTCCGAATCATATCGGCGGCGATTTTTTTGACTTTGTTCAACTTCGGGAAGGAAACACCGGAATCTTTCTAACGGATATCGCAGGTCATGGGATCGCATCCGCTCTGGTTGCGTCCATGGTAAAGATCATGGTTTCCACTATGCCCTATATTTTGAAGGTGCATCCTTCTCGTTTGATGGATTATATCGATGATTCTCTTCAAAAACAATTTCAATCCTATCATGCCTCCGCGATTTATATGTTTTTGGATTTTATTTCGAAAGAGGTTACGTTTTCCAATGCGGGACATCCGTATCTGATTCACGGTTCTTTTACAAAGGAATTTCATGAGATCGAAACCGAAGGGGCGATTCTCGGATTTGGAATCAAAAAGCCGATCGCAGAACAGATCAAACTCCCTCTTGTGGAACGGGATCGATTTTTTTTATATACGGACGGCCTGATAGAAAACAAGAATGGGGAAGGAAAACTTCTTGGAGTAGAAGGCCTGCTGGAAATATTGAATGAGAACCGATCCGAAAAAGAATTGAACGTATTTAAAGCAAAGGTTCAAAAGGCCGTGGAAAAGTTTTTTGGAGACGTAGTATTGGAGGATGACACCCTCTTTCTCATCGTGGAAGTGGAGTAA
- a CDS encoding enoyl-CoA hydratase-related protein: MSEKLINVNKEDQIAILTIQRPSALNALNRELLTQIGQEIEALEKDKSIRVMIFTGEGKAFVAGADIAEMKDLNVSQGQEFSKLGNDVFQKLHQSRIVSIAAINGFALGGGMELTLACDIRVGFEKAKLGLPEVSLGLVPGFGGTQRLARLIGYGRAIELVVTGDMITAEEGYRLGILNKLVKEGEDLLGICKTIANSILKKGPQAIALVKKTIQQGLDVSLQEGISIEEKAFGSCFDGGQSKEGMAAFLEKRPAKF, translated from the coding sequence ATGAGTGAAAAATTAATCAACGTAAATAAAGAAGATCAGATCGCAATCTTAACGATTCAAAGACCCAGCGCTCTCAACGCTCTCAACAGAGAACTCCTGACTCAGATTGGTCAGGAAATCGAAGCTCTGGAAAAAGATAAAAGTATTCGAGTGATGATTTTCACCGGAGAAGGAAAAGCATTCGTAGCAGGTGCGGATATCGCCGAGATGAAAGATTTGAACGTTTCTCAAGGACAGGAATTTTCCAAGTTAGGAAATGACGTATTCCAAAAACTGCATCAATCCAGAATCGTTTCGATCGCCGCGATCAACGGTTTTGCTCTCGGAGGAGGAATGGAACTTACTCTCGCTTGCGATATTCGTGTCGGATTCGAAAAAGCAAAATTAGGACTTCCCGAAGTTTCCTTAGGTCTTGTTCCCGGATTTGGCGGAACTCAAAGGCTGGCTCGTCTGATCGGTTATGGAAGGGCGATCGAACTCGTAGTGACCGGCGATATGATAACCGCAGAAGAAGGATATCGTTTGGGGATTCTCAACAAGCTCGTAAAAGAGGGAGAAGATCTATTAGGAATTTGTAAAACGATTGCAAATTCCATTTTGAAAAAAGGGCCGCAGGCGATCGCGCTTGTTAAAAAGACCATTCAACAAGGACTCGACGTTTCTCTCCAGGAAGGGATTTCTATCGAAGAAAAAGCGTTCGGTTCCTGTTTTGACGGCGGACAATCCAAAGAAGGGATGGCTGCATTCTTGGAAAAAAGACCGGCTAAATTTTAA
- a CDS encoding RNA polymerase sigma factor, with protein sequence MDQKQIIAKKPTLRELEISLLKKIKEGDDEAYIQLVSPFRERLFRKAISMVKDGDDAEDIVQDALISGYRSIRNFRAESGVYTWLYRIVVNKSKDLLAKRKRAKENSMDDKEYQVTDDRLGFEKKIELSDESDYLIKKINELEDLYKEVIELRYFEEMSYAQIAEVLGTNVGTVKSRLFKAKEFLKHLILQDGKGEGYFR encoded by the coding sequence ATGGACCAAAAACAAATCATTGCTAAAAAGCCGACTCTACGGGAACTCGAAATCTCCCTTTTAAAAAAAATCAAGGAAGGGGACGATGAGGCATATATTCAGCTCGTCAGTCCGTTTCGAGAACGATTGTTTCGAAAAGCCATTTCTATGGTCAAAGATGGGGATGACGCGGAAGACATCGTTCAGGATGCATTGATTTCAGGATATCGTTCTATTCGCAACTTTAGGGCGGAATCCGGAGTCTATACATGGTTGTATCGGATCGTTGTCAACAAATCCAAGGACTTGTTAGCGAAAAGGAAACGAGCTAAAGAAAATTCCATGGATGATAAGGAATACCAGGTAACGGATGATCGACTCGGTTTTGAAAAAAAAATTGAACTTAGTGATGAGTCGGACTATCTAATTAAAAAAATCAACGAGTTGGAAGATCTCTATAAAGAGGTAATCGAGCTTCGGTATTTTGAAGAAATGTCTTATGCGCAGATCGCGGAAGTTCTTGGGACCAACGTAGGAACCGTAAAGAGCAGACTTTTTAAAGCAAAAGAATTTTTGAAACACTTGATTTTACAAGATGGTAAGGGTGAAGGGTATTTTAGGTAA
- the raiA gene encoding ribosome-associated translation inhibitor RaiA: MKINYNWKNVDHSKAAEEYADSKLDRVSKYLHSVQAFEISFEMIHGEVSANLNLHGDGNKFNAQNSSKDIYACIDGLEDKIVKQVSKHHDKKATH, from the coding sequence ATGAAAATAAATTACAATTGGAAAAACGTAGATCATTCCAAAGCCGCCGAAGAATACGCGGACAGCAAATTGGATCGAGTTTCGAAATATTTGCATTCAGTCCAAGCATTTGAAATTTCTTTTGAAATGATTCATGGAGAAGTTTCTGCAAATCTGAATTTACACGGAGACGGAAATAAATTCAACGCGCAAAATTCCAGTAAGGATATCTATGCTTGTATCGACGGCTTGGAAGACAAAATCGTAAAACAAGTCAGCAAACATCACGATAAAAAAGCAACCCACTAA
- a CDS encoding MBOAT family protein — translation MLFPTLEFFVFFVFVFLIYWYVIPYFFGKNERALTVTHYFLLIVSYYFYMSWDWRFGGLILLSTVIDFVLAERIHASRNKNTQFILITVSLILNLVFILGFFKYYNFFANSINLFLINFGIKSALPILQIILPVGISFYTFQSLSYTIDVYRGQILPEKSFLRFALFVSFFPQLVAGPIVTAKTFLPQMDTVKNLTDIPFRKAIRFFIMGYIKKVVLSDNISPIVDLVFKNPENFGTAALCLAATLFLAQIYCDFSGYTDMAYSAALLLGYELPENFRMPFSARSITEHWRRWHITLSTWLRDYVYISLGGNRAGVFRHRFNLWFTMFVAGVWHGANWTFVLWGTCQGTLLLIEAVYGSLKEKYFSNFKLLPDKILIPIQIMITNVLVVVVGTCFRAESLTKEWIMLSRMFVYTEGGLRPYMLKTGIPVLICIALGQWLGYLIFEKKKQWDPPVWLEFTLYPIIAVGLALLTPDLDLPFIYFQF, via the coding sequence TTGCTTTTTCCCACTTTAGAATTTTTCGTATTTTTCGTCTTCGTTTTCCTGATTTATTGGTATGTAATTCCTTATTTCTTCGGAAAAAATGAGAGAGCTCTTACCGTTACTCACTACTTTCTTCTCATAGTCAGTTATTATTTTTACATGAGTTGGGATTGGAGATTCGGAGGATTGATTCTTCTTTCTACAGTGATCGATTTCGTTCTCGCAGAAAGAATTCACGCTTCGAGAAACAAAAACACTCAATTTATTCTGATTACTGTCAGTTTGATTCTCAATCTTGTCTTTATCCTTGGTTTTTTCAAATATTATAATTTCTTTGCGAATTCGATCAATCTATTTCTGATCAACTTCGGAATCAAAAGCGCTCTTCCGATTTTACAGATCATTTTACCAGTCGGAATTTCCTTTTATACATTTCAATCTTTGAGTTATACGATCGACGTATATCGCGGTCAAATTTTACCCGAAAAAAGTTTTTTGCGGTTTGCTCTTTTTGTTTCTTTTTTTCCGCAACTCGTCGCGGGGCCGATCGTAACCGCGAAAACATTCCTTCCTCAGATGGATACGGTTAAGAACCTGACTGACATTCCGTTTCGAAAAGCGATTCGTTTTTTTATTATGGGTTATATCAAAAAGGTCGTTCTTTCGGATAACATTTCTCCTATCGTTGATTTGGTTTTTAAAAACCCCGAAAACTTCGGGACCGCTGCGTTATGTCTTGCCGCGACGCTTTTTTTAGCTCAGATATATTGTGACTTTAGCGGTTATACGGACATGGCGTATAGCGCTGCTTTGCTTTTAGGCTACGAACTTCCGGAAAATTTTAGAATGCCTTTTTCGGCGAGAAGTATCACGGAACACTGGAGACGCTGGCATATTACTCTTTCAACTTGGCTTCGAGATTACGTCTATATTTCGTTAGGTGGAAATCGGGCCGGAGTATTCAGACATAGATTTAATCTTTGGTTTACAATGTTTGTCGCCGGAGTATGGCACGGCGCAAACTGGACTTTTGTTCTTTGGGGAACCTGTCAGGGAACATTGTTATTGATCGAAGCCGTTTACGGAAGTCTCAAAGAGAAATACTTTTCTAATTTTAAACTCCTTCCGGATAAGATTTTGATTCCGATACAAATTATGATTACCAACGTGTTGGTCGTTGTTGTGGGAACTTGTTTTCGAGCGGAATCTTTGACAAAAGAATGGATCATGCTTAGTAGAATGTTCGTATATACCGAAGGCGGGCTGAGACCTTATATGCTCAAAACCGGAATTCCCGTTCTTATTTGTATTGCGCTCGGACAGTGGCTCGGATATTTGATCTTCGAAAAAAAGAAACAATGGGATCCGCCTGTCTGGCTTGAATTTACCCTGTATCCGATCATCGCGGTTGGACTCGCGCTTCTTACTCCTGATTTGGATTTGCCGTTTATCTACTTTCAATTTTAA
- a CDS encoding DUF192 domain-containing protein translates to MFPFRFKIFLSLSLTFVISHNVFAADLEKITIYVDEYPLLVEVVNTPQDRAKGLMYRKSMGENEGMLFVFSEPNYLSFWMKNTFLPLSIAYFNRDRRITDIHDMKPNQTKELYHSSEKVLFALEVNQGWFAKRKIGKFGVLKLPDRVKAAQ, encoded by the coding sequence ATGTTCCCATTCCGATTTAAAATTTTTCTTAGTCTCAGTTTAACGTTTGTAATTTCGCATAACGTTTTTGCAGCCGATCTCGAAAAAATCACGATCTACGTGGACGAGTATCCGCTTCTTGTGGAGGTGGTCAACACCCCCCAGGATCGAGCTAAGGGTTTAATGTATAGAAAATCGATGGGTGAAAACGAAGGAATGCTTTTCGTTTTTTCGGAGCCGAACTATTTGAGTTTTTGGATGAAGAACACGTTTCTTCCTCTGAGTATCGCATACTTCAATCGGGATCGTAGAATCACGGACATTCACGATATGAAACCCAATCAAACCAAGGAACTGTATCATTCGAGTGAAAAAGTTTTATTTGCTTTGGAAGTCAATCAAGGCTGGTTTGCAAAAAGAAAGATTGGCAAGTTTGGTGTGTTAAAACTTCCCGATCGAGTAAAAGCGGCTCAATAA
- a CDS encoding PilZ domain-containing protein, whose amino-acid sequence MSGNPDQEPRSHRYHPGSYADYIIQIEFGLITLHAKLGNISETGICLILTGEDLDPMEPVYGAVIEKKSSKRLEFEGDIVWAGPETIDNKDRYVYGLQFRAPLVLTETLVLINLSLQDP is encoded by the coding sequence ATGTCCGGAAATCCAGATCAAGAGCCGAGAAGTCATAGATACCATCCGGGTAGTTATGCGGACTATATTATCCAAATCGAATTCGGTTTGATCACGCTTCACGCTAAATTGGGGAATATTTCGGAGACGGGAATTTGTCTGATCTTGACCGGAGAGGATCTGGATCCAATGGAACCTGTGTATGGAGCCGTTATCGAAAAAAAATCGAGTAAACGTTTGGAGTTCGAAGGCGATATCGTATGGGCCGGACCCGAAACCATCGATAACAAGGACAGATATGTATATGGGCTTCAATTTCGAGCTCCCCTTGTGCTGACTGAAACTCTCGTATTGATCAATTTGTCTCTTCAGGATCCGTAG